A single region of the Sorghum bicolor cultivar BTx623 chromosome 7, Sorghum_bicolor_NCBIv3, whole genome shotgun sequence genome encodes:
- the LOC8073230 gene encoding AUGMIN subunit 1 translates to MDHAAEHLDPTTPAPSSASSSAAVAEVNAWLASLAAEAGGPGGAGGRGGGGGAVAELSLGSDPTPRGVAYLRALASASQARSRAAGIAAAGLRAQAAEYRAEAARLREALERAGLARDALPPPAAAAARAVAAVANLLAIRDTEMSSFVVASADLSLRRAEVEEKRDKVHKESKALLDYTRKAINKLTELKKMLEKFKNDVEKQQVDQMADWQTKLVMMDSKERQYILQVSNYKAMLNRVGYTPEINHGVLMEMAEHKKDLERKTKPIADTLRSYQDLPPDKALAALAIEDKKRQYAAAEKYLEDVLQSALTTTGL, encoded by the exons ATGGATCACGCCGCCGAGCACCTCGACCCCACCACTCCGGCACCCTCGtctgcctcctcctccgccgccgtcgccgaggTAAATGCGTGGCTGGCCTCCCTCGCCGCGGAGGCGGGAGGCCCGGGCGGGGCCGGagggcgaggcggcggcggaggtgcGGTGGCGGAGCTGTCGCTGGGGTCCGACCCCACACCGCGCGGGGTGGCCTACCTCCGCGCGCTGGCCTCTGCGTCGCAGGCGCGGTCCCGCGCCGCCGGAATCGCGGCTGCGGGGCTGCGTGCGCAGGCGGCCGAGTACCGCGCCGAGGCGGCGCGGTTGCGGGAGGCTCTCGAGCGGGCGGGGCTCGCGAGGGACGCGCTCCCACCACCCGCAGCCGCGGCGGCACGAGCTGTCGCTGCAGTCGCTAACCTCCTCGCCATCCGTGACACCGAGATGAGCAG CTTTGTGGTAGCAAGTGCAGACTTGTCTCTGAGGCGAGCAGAGGTGGAGGAGAAGAGGGACAAAGTGCATAAGGAGTCAAAGGCACTACTTGATTACACGCGGAAGGCCATAAACAAGCTTACTGAGCTGAAGAA GATGCTGGAAAAATTCAAAAATGATGTGGAGAAGCAACAAGTGGACCAAATGGCAGATTGGCAAACAAAGCTTGTTATGATGGACTCCAAGGAGCGGCAGTATATCCTCCAAGTCTCAAATTATAAG GCAATGCTTAATCGAGTGGGTTATACGCCGGAGATCAATCATGGTGTGTTGATGGAAATGGCTGAGCATAAGAAGGATCTCGAGAGGAAGACAAAACCCATAGCCGATACATTAAGGAGCTACCAGGATTTGCCTCCA GATAAAGCTCTAGCTGCACTAGCTATAGAGGACAAAAAGAGGCAGTATGCAGCCGCAGAGAAGTACCTAGAAGATGTGTTGCAATCTGCTCTAACCACAACTGGCCTATAA
- the LOC8086099 gene encoding protein FAR1-RELATED SEQUENCE 6 yields MLSTNAAAMEATISGTHGPDAVVVHSATDDVILTIMDVDAGVVAHVEEPSTPRTTPSNVVDNCKANKKPVVGMIFDTLKDAENFYKSYAYDAGFSVRVGAHKKDNEEIFYQRYLCSREGYRKESVQELDSEKKYQILSFVEEHNHGFVSPDKRHLLRSNRQVSERAKSTLFNCHKASIGTSQAFRLLQVTDGGFEHVGCTLRDFKNYYHDLRCRIKDADAQMFVHQHERKKEANPAFFYEFMVDKEGRLVRVFWADATCYGWTSTSSNHNITDEDASMKAAIAQVLPNTTHRFCMWHIMDKVPEKVGSDIKNDEDFWKLLNECVWGSENSDEFESRWNSVMIKELFFDEEGNLLDEKAKDPVEVAMGRKFSDSRNKFEELIQMAKNSEQGMEFLYSSLSNLVEPLQNIVPAATVNKQDEFESFLGGKIPQEVEIHPPNDINSRGRCKRIKKSKEKKAPRKRMCGKCKQLVSHDARNCPLNVAG; encoded by the exons ATGCTGTCCACGAACGCCGCCGCAATGGAGGCCACGATCTCAGGAACACACGGCCCTGATGCAG TCGTCGTTCATTCCGCCACAGATGATGTCATCCTGACCATCATGGACGTCGATGCTGGAGTTGTAGCCCACGTTGAGGAACCAAGCACACCACGGACAACACCTTCTAATGTAGTAGATAATTGCAAAGCAAATAAAAAGCCTGTGGTTGGAATGATTTTTGATACACTCAAGGATGCGGAGAATTTTTATAAATCATATGCATACGATGCTGGTTTCTCTGTTCGTGTTGGTGCACATAAGAAGGACAATGAGGAAATATTTTACCAGCGGTATTTGTGCTCAAGAGAAGGGTACAGGAAGGAGAGCGTTCAAGAA CTTGACAGTGAGAAGAAGTATCAAATATTGTCATTTGTCGAGGAGCATAATCATGGTTTCGTGTCGCCAGATAAGAGGCACCTGCTAAGATCCAATCGTCAAGTTAGTGAGAGGGCAAAGAGTACTTTGTTCAACTGTCATAAGGCTAGCATTGGCACGTCACAGGCATTTCGACTTCTCCAAGTCACTGACGGTGGATTTGAGCATGTTGGTTGCACGCTGAGGGATTTCAAGAACTATTATCATGACCTGAGGTGCAGAATCAAGGATGCTGATGCACAAATGTTTGTGCATCAACATGAGCGAAAGAAGGAAGCAAATCCTGCCTTCTTTTATGAGTTTATGGTGGACAAAGAAGGACGGCTTGTGCGTGTCTTCTGGGCAGATGCCACAT GCTACGGGTGGACTAGCACCTCATCTAATCATAACATAACAGATGAAGATGCTAGCATGAAGGCTGCTATTGCTCAGGTTCTACCAAATACAACTCATAGATTTTGCATGTGGCATATCATGGATAAGGTACCTGAGAAGGTTGGGTCCGACATAAAAAATGATGAGGATTTCTGGAAATTGTTAAATGAGTGTGTTTGGGGCTCCGAGAATTCAGATGAGTTTGAGTCTCGATGGAATTCTGTCATGATAAA AGAATTGTTCTTTGATGAGGAAGGTAACCTTCTGGATGAAAAGGCTAAAGATCCTGTGGAGGTGGCAATGGGGAGAAAATTTTCAGATTCACGTAACAAGTTTGAAGAGCTAATCCAGATGGCCAAGAACTCTGAACAAGGAATGGAATTTTTATATTCTAGTTTATCAAACCTTGTAGAACCTCTCCAAAATATCGTTCCTGCTGCTACAGTCAATAAGCAAGATGAGTTTGAATCATTCCTTGGTGGCAAAATTCCACAAGAAGTTGAGATACATCCACCAAATGATATCAACTCCAGAGGGCGCTGCAAAAGAAtcaagaagagcaaggagaagaAGGCGCCCAGAAAACGGATGTGTGGAAAATGCAAGCAATTAGTGTCTCATGACGCACGTAATTGCCCCCTCAATGTTGCTGGTTGA